Sequence from the Miscanthus floridulus cultivar M001 chromosome 16, ASM1932011v1, whole genome shotgun sequence genome:
GCTATGCAAAAATCCtcccctcttctctctctccgctcgatccctccctctcttctctccccAGCGGACGGCCGGAGCCCCAGCGGACGCAGCTCCCTCCTCCCCCTCTGTCGGCTCCGAGCCTGCGACTGCGGCTTCGTCCTCCCCCTCCGTCGGCTCCgagcccgccgccgccggatctcgcgctgggagaggggagggagcccgccgccgccggatctcgcgctgggagaggggagggagctcgccgccgccggatcTCGCCGTGGGAGCGCTgccggaggagggaggagggaccGCCGGATGCTGCTGCGGCTAGAGGGGAGGGAGCTcgcgtgctgctgctgcggccgAGGCAAAGGGACGGAGAGGAGATGCAAAGGGACGGAGAGAGGACGCAAGTTTGCCTACCGTGTTGCCTCCGACGCAAAATGCCTTTCGTGTTTGGGTAGTCTGTTGGGGGTGGTTTTTTACCGTAAAAGCAATGTGTACTATCCATTTTGGGGATGGGTCACGGTTTGCCAAcactgttggagacagtcttacgtGCCTCTCTCTGCCACTCCACTTGGCTGTGATTTGACCAGCACTATTTTAAGCTCCGAATATAGCATGAATTCGGAGCTTACTCTACGATTTTTTGTATTTATGATCTTGTGTCTTCCGATTTGATTTAGAACCTGCGATTTTGACCGCCTTGGTTTGGTCATGCAAATTCCAGGCCGTCGCAACTCCATGGTGGCCACTGCCCACTGATGTACTAGTCCAATCCAAGGCGTCCACCCATGGCCAGGCGCCGCGAGACTCGGGCTCCATGTGAGTTCAAGTCAGTGCGCgtcgtggaggtggaggtggaggtggatgcTTGGCGGTGGAGGTGGAAGGACAAGAATGCCATGGTcaagcagcaagcaaagcaagcaggGAGGGAATGAAGCCGTACGGTCCGGGAGCTGTATACATGCATAAATATTTTTCGTCTACCAGTAATTGGTAACTGGTTAATTAGCAACGGTGATGATTCTAGAGCTATTTGAGGCTATCTATGGTTTCTGTTGCATTGCAAATATGCGATGCTTGCATTCACTCGTGCTCACCAACGCACGCACCAACCACGGACGCCGGCGCTTTGGTCGCGATGGGGACGGGTGAGAGCTGCTGCGATGAGCATGCGCGCGCGGGTGTGGGGGCGCCACGCCGCAGGCCTTGCCGGTTCCCGTTCCCGTGGCGTGGCCGGGCGGGCGGCGCGGCATGGGCGCTGGGGCCTGGACGCATGCGGCGTGCGCTTCGAGCGACGCGCGCGGCCGGGGATTGGCTCCGTGCCCTCGTCCGTCGTCCCCGTGTGGATGGAGCCGTGGGGGCAGGCGGCCGGCCGGCGCCGGCCGGCCGGACGCTAGCTGCTCTCGTTGGGATGCATGTGCCTGCAGCCTGCAGCAGGGTGGCGTGCATGGTCTCGTCAGGAAGCGCGCTTGCGTGCGTAGCGTAGCGTTAGCGTGCCCATCCGGTGGCAGAGGATAGCGCTCGGTAGTCAGTACACACCGCGGCCGTGCAGTAGTGCTGCACTGCTGCCGCATGAATCATGATGCAGCTGGCACGATGCCAGGGAATACGGGGAAAGACTCCCTTGCCAACGTAGCGGGCGGGTACCATCGCGCGCCGTTAGACCAGGACCGgcgagccaaaaaaaaaaacaatctacCCAATTGCGTCACCTAATTCTGAGGCTTTAGCTTATTGCTATAGTAGTGTCATTAGAAATCAAAGCTAACAAAGACAAAAACTGCCTTGACCAACTTCTAGTTCATTTGGGGTGGAGAGAGAAAATGAGACTTCTACTTCATTTGAGGTAGAGAGAGAAAGTGCTTACATGATCAGTGCTAGCTCTAGTTCAGGTTAAGCCAAAGCTGACACGCGGGGCCGTCTAAGGGTGCATTTGGCACCCTGAACCGTTTCCGACTCTGAGGAGAATCTCTGGAATTAGAGCCAAACAAAAGACCAGCGAAACGTTTAtgcttgggccttgtttagttggcgaaattttttgggacatggtactgtagtactttcgttgttatttggcaattagtgtccaatcatagtctaattaggcttaaaagattcgtctcgtgaatttcgtctaaactgtgtaattagttttattttttatttatatttaatgcttcatgcatgcgtctaaagattcgatgtgacggggaatcttgaaaaattttgcaaaattttgagaATTGGAACAGTTCGAAACGATTCGCGATGTGTGGCGTACGAAAGTGAAGCCGTGAAAAGGTGGTTTTCACAATTATTCTGATTGTTTCTTCCCACGTTAGGTGGTTTTGCAATGATTCTGATGGTTCCTTCTCACGCTATTGTTGTTTCAGTTAATCATTTTGAAGTGCAACAAGTTAAAAACAGTTTGAATTTAATTTGTTCTTCGCCCTCAAAAACATTGAAAGTTTTTTAAAGCATGTTTTCATTTATATGATTTCTATATGAAAAACATTTTTTGAATTAGAATCCAGCCTAGAGCCAAACGGTCTAGTGATTCTAATTCACCGTTTTCGTGAGTCTGGATCAAACGTTTCTTCGAATATCTAGACCATACCAAACACACCGTGAGTCCAACCTGATAAGCTCAAAAGGAACATACACTGATGCACAACCTTCACTGCATGGATGATAGATCCCTAGCACCTATACATGACATGTCATTTAGGATGTGTTTGGTTGCTTGATTGCATTGGATGGGATCGGGCAATCCATAGATAAGGTGTGTTTGGTTAGTGGATCACCAGGATAAGAAAAATCCATGGATAGGGAATATTCCACTCAGATGCTGGATTTCGTGCTCCGAAAAAATCTGACAGACCAGCTTATCCATGTCTTATGATCTTTgacattagtaaataaattaagGATTATTAGTATGTTATTTTAATACTTAATAATTATGATGGTAGGATTAGTTTTGATAAAGTGCTAATACGCTGATTAGTGCATGTTTCGTGTGCTAATTAGGATATTTAGTGGTGCtaattaatatatatattttaaaTTAGTGGTTATCATGACAAAAATAGTATTAGTGCATATTTATTAGTGTCTAATTAGctgttattatttttaaataataaatataattaGTCAACTATTCTCATCCCATCCACTTTCATCTATCCAACCAAATAGAAAAATAACTTAtcccatccatccaaccaaacgtACGTCAGGGATATCCTTATCCTAATATCTATGAATCATCGTATCCCATCCAACTTGGTCCTCGAACCAAAGTCACAGGCAATGCAACCAAAGTTGCAAAACAAATCATATACTAGAACTGAACTCGACCAGACAAATAAAATGAGGCCGGGTCCGGGTTGACAGGGTCGGAACGGAGACAAACACCCATCAATAAATGCCATAATTCAAGGAAGAACAGTGTTTCAGGGATAAACACAGCCAATATCGACCGTCTTCAGTGGGGTACACACCAATAAGACATCGGATCATATACAACCGATTATCCATGAAATAGTCTACCAAGTACCAAGTTTTGATGGCTGCTGATAGTCGCATCAGATCATTGTCTTTAAGCAAACAGTTTTAATCAATCACCAGCCCACCATACACTCTAAAGCAAAGCTTCGCAGGTCGCATCTAATCATCGTCGTCAAGGACACTTCGACGCCTCTGAATCTGTAAGGCAAACAAGAGTTAACATGACTGCTAACTTGTTCTGACAATAGGAATCTCTGGGGTTCTACTCTTGCATCTTTCTGCTGAAAACTAAGTCAGCTTCTACAGTTCTATAGAAGTTATACCCACTGTTGGAGGCACAGTAGCTTTGTTCAATATAAGTAAAGCAAGAATAGTGTTCAAATTTTTGATAAAATCCACCATGCTTTACATACCGTAACTTTGGTTTGTTTGCTTGTCTGGGTGTTAATTTGCTCCAGAAGGGAGATAAGCCTTTCTTCAGACACCTGTAAAAAAAACAGCAATTTTTATATGGTTGCTCTATATTGACTTCTTGAAGCACCAAAAGGTAGACAAAGGGACAAAGGAATCTGTGCTTAACTATTACCTTTTCAGATATTCCACCAGTTTGAGCAGCTCTCAGCAGAACATCCTCCACCCCTCTTGCTTTGTCAGGTTTGACCAAAGCTATGCGGGAGACTGTCAAATTCATGCAAAAATAAGCATTGTATTACACTTCCTTCCTCCACCTCAACTGTTTACACTTTACTTAGCAGATTTACAAACATATCTGCTATTCAGAACATTTATTTCTAACAGTAACAGGCATCTACTTCTGGAACAACAATAGCTATTCTAACCCAATGCAGAAACCTAAATTATTCATTCAAGCAAAATATGTCATGATCAACTACAACCAAACATCAACAAACAAATTGAACTTCAACATGCTTAGTATTTTTCATTTTATTCATATATTGATGTCACCCAGATACAATTACTTTAAATGTTTATATGAAGTATTTTGATCAGTGTAGCCCTTCTAGTATTTGTGCCGGTTGCTCTAGATTAGAGACATTATCATCTTTGACCACATCGCTAGTCACACAAACATAAATAGCATAgaagattttactaaagagagGCCATATCAGCCATCTTTTCTAATGAATCAGAAGAGTAAGTTGTTTGAAATGGCAAACATCATCAATAAAATTCCATGCTCAACACCTAGCTTATATTCCCAATAtgcattttttttcttatttgttGCAATATCTATATATGATGAGGAAAATTATGCAATGGTTCGTGAGATAATACTGGTGATCTCCAACTGTAACTATGTGGACAGATCAACTGTCCTGTTCTTTTCAGGAATATATACACCCATTGGGTCAGCACAAAACTGCTGAAACACATCACAGTTTCACACCAAAGGCTTCTGGCCCTGCTTTATAAAAAGCAAATAACAGCATTCACAGGGAACAACAGTTTACATTGTAGCAGCACAATTACAATCTAAGTGACTTTGCTTAAACTGGAAACCATGACAGCATGATTTAAGTAACACAGAATTGGGCAGGGACCCTAACCACATATCGCTGCTGAACTCACTCTAAACCTTCCACTACCAAAGGACAGAAACTAAAATTCAGAAGAGAGAAATTAACAGACTCCAATAATTGCCTAGCAAAAGAAATTTTGTAAAGTATTTCATCCAACTTTTGCAGGTAGACTTGCAGAGCTCCCTAAAAACACATAATAGTTTCCATGCAATGGAGGAAacaactcgctaaaagatgcaTCAGCCATTTGAATGAAAATAaaaggggcagacccagtgccggaggctcccacatgagtggggtctggggaagggaaaaaccgaggcaagccttccccccgcaaaatctgcggagaagctgcttcgaacccgtgacctggtgactcagtgagacagctctcaccactgcaccaggcctgcccttcagcCATTTGAATGTAAATGATTTAAAAAAATGCATTAAGCACATATATACATAACTTTGACAACAAGAACTTACGCCTTTCTCTGGCTTCAGAAGATAATATCTGAGCAAGCATCATCTGTCGGCGCTCCTCAGCTTCCCTGATGGAGAGTTAGATACAAAGACAATTCAGTATTCCCCAGATTCCACAGAACATAGCTTGAGATGATGAGCTATAGCATGAGAAGATGGTGGAGGAATGGACCATACTGTTTCGCATCTTCCTGAGCTTTTTGTTGGCCCGCATTCTGCTGATTTGCCTAGTTAAAAGTTAACATTAGATCAAAAGTCAGTAAACTAAGGAGCACCCAAACAAGCACTTGCGTTAGCAGGGAGATTTACATGTGACAGCTTCAAGTTATGTCATGGAATTTGGTATCTTACCCCACCACGCTGTGCCATTAGTTCTTGCATCCTCCTCTGCCTGATAGCTTCCAACTCTGGGTCAGCCTGGCAAACAAAATTGTATAATTCCATCAGAAGAAATGCAACAAAAGCATATGGCTGAGGATACTGGATAAAGCAAACTGTTCCTGCTTGTGCCATATCTAAAGCCAATCAATACGTCTGAGCATCCTAAATTCCATTGAATTTaagatattttctttttcctaAAAGACCTAGTTAAACAGAAACATGAAAAGACTTCAGccagaaaaaaaaacaagttAACCAATACTGATTTATTTCAACAACTCCTAAAGTTTTTATGCAGTTGGGTGATTGATTGCGAGTTGAAATAACAGGGAAGCTATAACAAAATATCAGAGAAGTAATCTTTCAAAGGTAAAGGAAGACATGCTGAATTGCTGATATCAGATATGAAGGCACACAAAACATGGCAGAAGAGATGGAAAGGAACCCTCCAACTCTAACAAAATGATATCAGATATGAACATATTTTCTTGTTCTTTGGATGTACATGTGCAAATACACGCCATGAAACATATCAGTATGAGCATAAAAAATACTCTCAGTCTTAGCACGCTTACATGAGCAGCTCCAAACAACATCACAACAGCTCATCTCTAAAGGTAGCTAAACCAAAATTTTCACCGTTATTAAGCTATTTGCATTTGATAAACCAGAACAATCACAATATTTTCAAAACAGCCAGTTCAGTCTTAAGCGCCAACATATTGGGCGCAGTTCCCCTCGCGCTTTCTAAGAAATCAGAAAACTAAAATCAGTAGGCACAAAGGAGAATCGCAGACCGCAGCACATCAGATGCTTAATCTTCTCGCTAAAACAGACTTAAACCCTAAGATTCAAACACAGACAGAAGTCCACAGATCCTCGCAACCAAAAAATACATGGGAATCAGAGCGCCAATCTCACCATCTTGCACGCGCGCAGCGGAGATAGCAAGGCTCTTCACTCCAGACCTTCACTTGAGCGGGGACGGCGTCCGCGGCGAGCTGTGAACCTGTGGCAGGCAACAGAGAATCGagccttttccttcttttccgCGTGGGTGGAACGCGACCCGTTTTTGCTCTCGCCTTTCCACCCCCAACGTCCAATCTCAGCCGTCCGATCTGAAACCTCTTCTCCACGCCGTCCGATTGGAACATCCGCATAACTTTTCCTGGTCCCGCACCGCATCGCATCCATTTCCACCCTCGCACCGCAGCCACCGCGCCGACgcgagagagaaagggaggaCGAGGGTTTCCGATGGAGAACGGCGAGGAGACGTTCGcctcccccaccgccgccgccgcggacttTGAGTTCTTCACCAACGGCGGGGACGGCACGCCCAAGCTCCACGACGCGGCGGACGAGATCGAGGCCCTCCGCGCGGCGAAGCGCGACCTGGAGGAGAAGCTCGATGCCGTGGGCCACGAGAACCGGTTCCTATCCTCCGAGTCCCGCCGCCTCGAGGTCCTCGTGTCCCAGGCCCGCGAGGAGGTCGCCGCCGCCGAGCAAGCCGCCGCCACCAACGGGAGCGAGGTCGTCACGCTCCGTGCCGAGGTCGAGCGCCTCCAGGGCCTCCTCGCCGCGGAGAAGGCTAGCCATGAGGAGGAGATGCGCAGGGGCGCAGGGCTCGGGGACCAGCTGCAGACCGGGTACCAGGAGAAGGCCGCCCTCGAGGAGGAGATCGAGACCCTGAAGGGTTCCGTCGCTGCCGATGGCAAGGGCGGGGAGGAGGAGGAATGTGATTCGGTTGCTGCCAGGGCCGGGACGCCTAAGGATGAGGGCGTGGTGCCTCACGTACTGGTGGCTGCCGCGGCTGCTGGAGCAGCTGCCACGGCTGCCATCGCAGTGGTCTTGCTCAACCTCAAGAGGTAATCTGGTGGTCCGTCCGTTGCGCGAGAAGTTTTGATCTGCTGCTATGGCCTATATGAAAATGGGTTATCCGTTTGTCGTGGTACTAGTGATACTGGACTCGTAGGGTTATCTTTACTATCAGCTGGATAATAGATTAGAGCAACCTATATTGCAAGTATCTTTACTTTCTGCAGTTTTCATGCTAATAAGAGTTGTGAACACAAACGGGAGAGACAATTGAGTTCTGGTCTGTTCTTTTGAAGTTGCACCGAATTCAGACTTTGAACTATCATGACTTGGATGGTTTGTACTGTTATGCCTCGTGTCATTATCACTGGGGTTAATCCCTTCCAATTGACTATTTGACCTGGCAAGAGGTTGTGGATATGCTAACCCAGTAAGTGTTGTTGGCCATACCAATTTTCCTGCGACATTTGTTCTGTCTTTTCAGGTGGTTGACGAGAAGggatgctactttgtttagtgGATTCCTGGAGATGTTTTCAATTGCAAATTTGAAATATGTATGATTGCTTGCATGTCTCTTACTGCTTGATGCTTGTAGAGATGTTTGTTGAATGATATGGTGACTGCTAGGCTAGATCGCTAGTAATTAAAGATGTGTTgatcacttgatctcaatggatTATCAGATGAATATATTTTGCGCCCTTTGAGTTTGTTATTGAGGATCCATGAGTATGTTACCCGGATTATTGCTAGGTGACTTAATATTGATTACTATCGAACTATTAACTAATGTTTGCCTCTTCTTTATAAGTGAAGTTTGTACCTTGATTGGTGATCCATTTTGTCAGCAAAACAATGATGCCTTCTGCAATTGCTCTTAGGTCGATAGGGGAGACTAATAGGCAAGAGAAATAAATAGAATCTCATGGAGTCATGGTTAATTTAGCAACTGAAATAAGTACATATTGTTTGATTAAAGAGGTAGAGCTCAGTAGATTCAAGTACTTTCAGTGGTTAGCAATCTAGTTCAGAGTTAAAAACTATCCACAATCTCTTATGGTGCTCAGGTAATTAAAAGATACTTTGACCAGCACCTGATTGTTGCTTGTCATTCATCCTCTAAAGATATCAGCTTGGAGTGTCGTGTATTGGCTGAAACGACAAAGTCTGTCTTGGTTGCTTTCCTACAATCATTGATTCAGAATCATGTGGACGCTGTACCCACTGTTTTTAGTATAATGTTGTTGTATTTGAGATTTGAAATGAAAAGCTGTAGAAGTTTAGCCCTTACATTTATATAAGCTAGGCAGCATATCAGTCTAGCCCACTTTTTAATATTGATCAGCTGGTTTGCATATCCCATAGGCATCTTGTTTTATGTAACATGTTTGCGTACCCCTGTTTGGATATCCAATAGCAATAGGCATCTAGTCAGATGTAGATATATAGTTACATGTGCCTACCTATTGCTGCAGCCAATTTTTTAGCAACTATCATAGTTTTTGGGTGTGCAACTGAACTGAGTGCATATTACTTGATTAAAAGAATAGGCTGAAGTATAACCAAGCACTTTCTAGCTTCAACGATTCGATCTGCACCTGATTGATGCCTGTGGTTATTCGTTCTTCAAGTGTGTGTACACACTATATCATATTGCTGAATCTCCTTGTGTAAAACAAGAAACCATGTGGCTTGTCTGATTGTAGAACACTGTAACGTTTTGGTGGAATCTGTCTTAATCCTGTCAATCTATCCAGTGGTTTTCATTGGGATGTTACAATATTTGTGATGAGCAGCAGTACAGTTAGCGTTTCAGAGCTTTAAGTTAGGTAGCAGCGTATCAGCCTGGATTTGAGTTCTTTGGTCAACATATCTTATTGGCAACCATGTTTGTCTTGCTTGATTCCATTTCATATCTCATATAAGTTCCATGGGCATGTTCTTATATATTATTGATAAATAACTAGTTGCCTACACAAGCTATTTGTATCAGGGTGTGTTCAAGTGCCATTTTCTTAGTGGCGGTTCTCTCTCTCTGCCTTTTGTTGATGGTAGAAGATATGTCGTGTCAGGTAAGCGTGATGGATGATAGATTTTTGGACGGTAGGACGCTTGGAAGTGGACTTGGTGTCCATTCCTAACCAAGTGCCTCCGCAGTAGATTTCAGACTTTATTAGGTAACAGTACATAATACTGGACTGCGCGATTAGTTCCGTTAGTTCTCATTTTTGCCTCAATAGTTCTGATAGTCATACAGTTCGGTTCCTATAAAATGATATACTATTCGTGCAGTTCAGTGATACTACCTTCTGGAAGGTGACAAGATGCTCAGTGACGAGCTTTTCGCATGCACGATTGTGGGCTTAAACAGACTATTATCCTGTCCATAGTTGAAACTGAAATTGATGCACAGGAAGCATCATGAACAGTTGAACACCACCAATTTACCATAGCCATGCTGCTGAGCTTCTGGATGGTTGGTTTTGGGCTCCAGAGGCTCTATTTTACACACACAAAAAGGTGTAGTAGTAAGCCCAATAGAAAATGCAGCCGGTTTGGGCCTTAACTTAAAACGGCCCCGTCTGAATCGCCCCCTCCGCCCCTCGTCTCCCGCGACCTGGCGAGCGCGCCGCCATCCCGCGACCGGGAgcgcaccggcggcggcggcaagggcatcAAATCTTGATGGCGAGATCCCCAATCGTGGAGCCCCTTTTCGTCAACGCCCTGGCAAGCGGCAGCGGCTTTCCTCCCTCGAATCAACTCCGAAAGACTTTTTTTTTTAGGGTTAAGACATTTTAAATTTCATCAGTGGAAAACTTTAGCAATtggaaaatttgaatttttttccttagttgtttttctttgtGCACAGAAAACAAATACAAGGACAACAAATCTTTAG
This genomic interval carries:
- the LOC136511618 gene encoding uncharacterized protein, which codes for MADPELEAIRQRRMQELMAQRGGANQQNAGQQKAQEDAKQEAEERRQMMLAQILSSEARERLSRIALVKPDKARGVEDVLLRAAQTGGISEKVSEERLISLLEQINTQTSKQTKVTIQRRRSVLDDDD
- the LOC136511617 gene encoding uncharacterized protein; this translates as MENGEETFASPTAAAADFEFFTNGGDGTPKLHDAADEIEALRAAKRDLEEKLDAVGHENRFLSSESRRLEVLVSQAREEVAAAEQAAATNGSEVVTLRAEVERLQGLLAAEKASHEEEMRRGAGLGDQLQTGYQEKAALEEEIETLKGSVAADGKGGEEEECDSVAARAGTPKDEGVVPHVLVAAAAAGAAATAAIAVVLLNLKR